One segment of Vulpes lagopus strain Blue_001 chromosome 8, ASM1834538v1, whole genome shotgun sequence DNA contains the following:
- the LOC121496574 gene encoding LOW QUALITY PROTEIN: heterogeneous nuclear ribonucleoprotein A1-like (The sequence of the model RefSeq protein was modified relative to this genomic sequence to represent the inferred CDS: substituted 1 base at 1 genomic stop codon) codes for MSKSESPKEPEQLRKLFIGGLSFETTDESLRSHFEQWGTLTDCVVMRDPNTKRSRGFGFVTYATVEEVDAAMNARPHKVDGRVVEPKRAVSREDSQRPGAHLTVKKIFVGGIKEDTEEHHLRDYFEQYGKIEVIXIMTDRGSGKKRGFAFVTFDDHDSVDKIVIQKYHTVNGHNCEVRKALSKQEMASASSSQRGRSGSGNFGGGRGGGFGGNDNFGRGGNFSGRGGFGGSRGGGGYGGSGDGYNGFGNDGSNFGGGGSYNDFGNYNNQSSNFGPMKGGNFGGRSSGPYGGGGQYFAKPRNQGGYGGSSSSSSYGSGRRF; via the coding sequence atgtctaagtcagagtctcccaaagagcccgagcagctgcggaagctcttcatcggaggtttgagcttcgaaacgaccgatgagagtctgaggagccattttgagcaatgggggacgcttacagactgtgtggtaatgagagaccccaacaccaagcgctccagaggctttgggttcgtCACGTACgccaccgtggaggaggtggacGCGGCCATGAACGCCCGGCCGCACAAGGTGGACGGAAGAgtcgtggaaccaaagagggctgtctcccgagaggattctcaaagacccggtgcccacttaactgtgaaaaagatttttgtcggtggcattaaagaagacactgaagaacatcatctaagagattattttgaacagtatgggaaaattgaagtgatttagatcatgactgaccgaggcagtggcaaaaagagaggttttgcttttgtgacctttgacgaccacgactctgtagacaagattgtcattcaaaaataccatactgtgaatggccacaactgtgaagtaaggaaagccctatcaaagcaagagatggctagtgcttcatccagccaaagaggccgaagtggttctggaaactttggtggtggtcgtggaggtggttttggtgggaatgacaactttggtcgtggagggaacttcagtggtcgaggtggcttcggtggcagtcgaggtggtggtggatacggtggcagtggggatggctataacggatttggtaacgacggaagcaactttggaggtggcggaagctataacgattttggcaattacaacaatcaatcctcaaattttggacccatgaaaggaggaaattttggaggcagaagctctggcccctatggtggtggaggccaatactttgccaaaccacgaaaccaaggtggctatggcggttccagcagcagcagcagctatggcagtggcagaaggttttaa